CGTCGGCCCTTGCGTTGCCTGCCTGCATATGTGGCAACAGTGCGGCGTCGTCCATCTGCAAAGGAGGCGTCCAGCGTGCTAACTCACCGCCAAAACCTTCAGTACCCCCAGTAAAGGTAGCTTTTGGAATAGGTCGCCCACGTGCGTCTAGTATATTTATATTGGCCATTAAAATTGAACTCTTGTCGCATGGCGGGTAAATTTTTTGTTGCCTGCCTCGCTTTCAAGCTTGGCAATATAGCGATCGAGGCTTGGTAAGCTTGCCGGGGTATACTGCACTCGCCTGCCATCTCTTTGTACGACAAGAGCTGATTTTCCTAGCACTAACTTATGCCTAGCGTCTCTTGCCTCTTTTATGAATTCGTCCATATTAGCCCCCGCTTTATCTGCCCAGCATCCTTCCGAAGTCTTCTATACCTGGCAACGCCTTGTCTTTTTTATTGTCAATATTATGCTTTTGCTCTTCTGCTAGCCTGTCCAGGTTGATGCCCATATATTGCCGTGCTATACGCATAGCTACAAACGCACCTACACGACAA
The window above is part of the Parvularculales bacterium genome. Proteins encoded here:
- the gpW gene encoding gpW family head-tail joining protein, whose translation is MDEFIKEARDARHKLVLGKSALVVQRDGRRVQYTPASLPSLDRYIAKLESEAGNKKFTRHATRVQF